A window of the Lolium perenne isolate Kyuss_39 chromosome 7, Kyuss_2.0, whole genome shotgun sequence genome harbors these coding sequences:
- the LOC127317129 gene encoding 65-kDa microtubule-associated protein 1 isoform X1, which produces MAGGITCGSLLQKLQLVWDEVGESDEDRDKVLYQLDQECLDVYKRKVDQATNSRDLLIQALDDSKIELARLLSALGEKAIARTPEKTSGTIKQQLAAIAPTLEQLNKKKNERVREFVSVQSQIDQICGEIAGTTEVGEQVATPRVNEDDLTLERLEDFRSQLQELEKEKSNRLEKVLEYVSMVHDLCTVLGMDFLSTVTEVHSSLDDSIADNCKSISDDTLSKLDQTVATLHEDKKLRLSKLQELAGQLYDLWDLMDAPMQERSMFDHVTCNRSASVDEVTAPGALALDLIEQVSLHWKLAGRITPWYQLFVLLYLTSLPIQTQTEVQRLDELKYSKMKEIAFKKQTELEDIYAGAHTVIDTAAAHLKLLSLIEAGNIEPTELIADMEGQITKAKEEALSRKDILDKVEKWMSACEEESWLEDYNRDDNRYNSSRGAHLNLKRAEKARILVSKIPALVETLVAKTRAWEESRGLSFMYDGVPLLAMLDEYVMLREEREEDKKRMKEQKRYVEQKLSTDHEGPFGSRVSPNRPATAKKLPGPKANGTSINGTPPSRRLSINGRSGGKDSKRDSLRATPASPGNGATAAKEDTTSSHISGADLAPNTP; this is translated from the exons ATGGCCGGAGGCATTACGTGCGGATCCTTGCTGCAGAAGCTGCAG CTTGTGTGGGATGAAGTTGGCGAGAGCGACGAGGACCGTGACAAGGTCCTGTACCAGCTGGACCAGGAGTGCCTGGATGTCTACAAGAGGAAAGTCGACCAGGCAACCAACTCGAGGGATCTCCTTATCCAGGCACTCGATGACTCCAAGATCGAGCTTGCCAGGCTTCTCTCTGCTCTGGGGGAAAAAGCTATAGCAAGAACT CCTGAGAAGACATCAGGGACAATCAAGCAACAGCTAGCTGCTATCGCACCAACGCTTGAGCAGTTGAACAAGAAGAAAAATGAGAGAGTAAGAGAATTTGTTAGTGTACAGTCGCAAATTGATCAGATATGCGGTGAGATTGCTGGCACCACAGAGGTCGGTGAGCAGGTGGCAACACCACGGGTCAACGAGGATGATTTGACACTTGAGAGGCTTGAAGATTTTCGGTCCCAACTCCAGGAGCTTGAGAAAGAGAAG AGCAATAGGTTGGAAAAAGTTCTCGAGTATGTTAGCATGGTTCATGATCTCTGTACCGTCTTGGGGATGGATTTTCTCAGCACAGTTACTGAAGTTCATTCCAGTCTCGACGACTCCATTGCTGATAACTGCAAGAGTATCAGTGACGATACATTGTCCAAACTTGACCAGACAGTAGCCACACTTCACGAAGATAAAAAGCTGAGGCTAAGCAAG CTTCAAGAGCTTGCTGGTCAACTGTATGATCTTTGGGACCTCATGGATGCTCCCATGCAAGAAAGGAGCATGTTTGATCATGTCACCTGCAACAGATCAGCATCTGTAGATGAAGTAACTGCTCCTGGAGCTCTTGCACTTGATTTAATTGAACAGGTGAGTTTACATTGGAAATTAGCTGGCAGAATTACTCCCTGGTATCAATTGTTCGTTCTGCTCTATTTGACTTCTCTTCCAATTCAGACCCAGACAGAAGTTCAAAGGCTAGACGAGCTAAAATACAGCAAGATGAAAGAAATCGCTTTCAAGAAGCAAACTGAGCTGGAAGATATATATGCCGGTGCTCACACAGTAATAGACACCGCCGCAGCCCATTTGAAACTATTGTCGCTGATTGAAGCAGGGAACATAGAACCGACAGAACTGATTGCTGACATGGAAGGTCAGATaacaaaagcaaaggaagaagccTTGAGCAGAAAAGATATATTAGATAAAGTTGAAAAATGGATGTCTGCGTGTGAAGAAGAAAGCTGGCTTGAAGATTATAACAGG GATGACAATAGATATAACTCAAGCCGAGGTGCCCATCTGAATCTCAAGCGTGCAGAAAAAGCCCGTATTCTTGTCAGCAAGATTCCAG CACTTGTTGAAACTCTGGTGGCCAAGACTAGGGCATGGGAAGAGAGTCGGGGTTTGTCCTTTATGTATGACGGTGTACCGCTTCTAGCTATGTTGGATGAGTATGTTATGCTAAGAGAGGAAAGAGAAGAAGACAAGAAAAGAATGAAG GAACAAAAGCGCTATGTCGAGCAGAAGCTGAGCACTGACCATGAAGGGCCATTTGGATCGCGAGTAAGCCCCAACAGACCGGCGACCGCAAAGAAGCTACCTGGCCCAAAAGCCAACGGCACCTCCATAAATGGCACTCCTCCGAGTAGAAGACTATCAATCAACGGTAGGTCTGGAGGGAAGGACAGCAAGAGGGACTCCCTGAGGGCCACCCCGGCATCTCCGGGGAACGGAGCTACGGCTGCCAAGGAAGACACAACGTCCTCCCACATCTCTGGCGCCGATCTGGCTCCGAACACACCATGA
- the LOC127317129 gene encoding 65-kDa microtubule-associated protein 1 isoform X2, with translation MAGGITCGSLLQKLQLVWDEVGESDEDRDKVLYQLDQECLDVYKRKVDQATNSRDLLIQALDDSKIELARLLSALGEKAIARTPEKTSGTIKQQLAAIAPTLEQLNKKKNERVREFVSVQSQIDQICGEIAGTTEVGEQVATPRVNEDDLTLERLEDFRSQLQELEKEKSNRLEKVLEYVSMVHDLCTVLGMDFLSTVTEVHSSLDDSIADNCKSISDDTLSKLDQTVATLHEDKKLRLSKLQELAGQLYDLWDLMDAPMQERSMFDHVTCNRSASVDEVTAPGALALDLIEQTQTEVQRLDELKYSKMKEIAFKKQTELEDIYAGAHTVIDTAAAHLKLLSLIEAGNIEPTELIADMEGQITKAKEEALSRKDILDKVEKWMSACEEESWLEDYNRDDNRYNSSRGAHLNLKRAEKARILVSKIPALVETLVAKTRAWEESRGLSFMYDGVPLLAMLDEYVMLREEREEDKKRMKEQKRYVEQKLSTDHEGPFGSRVSPNRPATAKKLPGPKANGTSINGTPPSRRLSINGRSGGKDSKRDSLRATPASPGNGATAAKEDTTSSHISGADLAPNTP, from the exons ATGGCCGGAGGCATTACGTGCGGATCCTTGCTGCAGAAGCTGCAG CTTGTGTGGGATGAAGTTGGCGAGAGCGACGAGGACCGTGACAAGGTCCTGTACCAGCTGGACCAGGAGTGCCTGGATGTCTACAAGAGGAAAGTCGACCAGGCAACCAACTCGAGGGATCTCCTTATCCAGGCACTCGATGACTCCAAGATCGAGCTTGCCAGGCTTCTCTCTGCTCTGGGGGAAAAAGCTATAGCAAGAACT CCTGAGAAGACATCAGGGACAATCAAGCAACAGCTAGCTGCTATCGCACCAACGCTTGAGCAGTTGAACAAGAAGAAAAATGAGAGAGTAAGAGAATTTGTTAGTGTACAGTCGCAAATTGATCAGATATGCGGTGAGATTGCTGGCACCACAGAGGTCGGTGAGCAGGTGGCAACACCACGGGTCAACGAGGATGATTTGACACTTGAGAGGCTTGAAGATTTTCGGTCCCAACTCCAGGAGCTTGAGAAAGAGAAG AGCAATAGGTTGGAAAAAGTTCTCGAGTATGTTAGCATGGTTCATGATCTCTGTACCGTCTTGGGGATGGATTTTCTCAGCACAGTTACTGAAGTTCATTCCAGTCTCGACGACTCCATTGCTGATAACTGCAAGAGTATCAGTGACGATACATTGTCCAAACTTGACCAGACAGTAGCCACACTTCACGAAGATAAAAAGCTGAGGCTAAGCAAG CTTCAAGAGCTTGCTGGTCAACTGTATGATCTTTGGGACCTCATGGATGCTCCCATGCAAGAAAGGAGCATGTTTGATCATGTCACCTGCAACAGATCAGCATCTGTAGATGAAGTAACTGCTCCTGGAGCTCTTGCACTTGATTTAATTGAACAG ACCCAGACAGAAGTTCAAAGGCTAGACGAGCTAAAATACAGCAAGATGAAAGAAATCGCTTTCAAGAAGCAAACTGAGCTGGAAGATATATATGCCGGTGCTCACACAGTAATAGACACCGCCGCAGCCCATTTGAAACTATTGTCGCTGATTGAAGCAGGGAACATAGAACCGACAGAACTGATTGCTGACATGGAAGGTCAGATaacaaaagcaaaggaagaagccTTGAGCAGAAAAGATATATTAGATAAAGTTGAAAAATGGATGTCTGCGTGTGAAGAAGAAAGCTGGCTTGAAGATTATAACAGG GATGACAATAGATATAACTCAAGCCGAGGTGCCCATCTGAATCTCAAGCGTGCAGAAAAAGCCCGTATTCTTGTCAGCAAGATTCCAG CACTTGTTGAAACTCTGGTGGCCAAGACTAGGGCATGGGAAGAGAGTCGGGGTTTGTCCTTTATGTATGACGGTGTACCGCTTCTAGCTATGTTGGATGAGTATGTTATGCTAAGAGAGGAAAGAGAAGAAGACAAGAAAAGAATGAAG GAACAAAAGCGCTATGTCGAGCAGAAGCTGAGCACTGACCATGAAGGGCCATTTGGATCGCGAGTAAGCCCCAACAGACCGGCGACCGCAAAGAAGCTACCTGGCCCAAAAGCCAACGGCACCTCCATAAATGGCACTCCTCCGAGTAGAAGACTATCAATCAACGGTAGGTCTGGAGGGAAGGACAGCAAGAGGGACTCCCTGAGGGCCACCCCGGCATCTCCGGGGAACGGAGCTACGGCTGCCAAGGAAGACACAACGTCCTCCCACATCTCTGGCGCCGATCTGGCTCCGAACACACCATGA